A genomic stretch from Salarias fasciatus chromosome 10, fSalaFa1.1, whole genome shotgun sequence includes:
- the dpp3 gene encoding dipeptidyl peptidase 3 yields MVDSQYYLPNDIGISALDCGEAFRLLSPQEKLYAHYLSRAAWYGGLAVLLQTSPESANIFVMLQRIFRKQTPAQLEQAATAAGLSSAEYQAFLVYAAGLYANMGNYKSFGDTKFIPNLPKEKLQALVKASQAFQDQPAEMEALWNSCSGPLYSLEDKQKQLGLGDKGITTYFSGNCCLEDAELAQKFLDSKKLSAYNTRLFKRDNGGKACYEVRLASAVQKDCAVDGECESCCGSFRFEDKEFTVKRGDYGPVMEKVSYYLQEAQAYAANENQRKMLEEYRRSFTLGSIDAHKEGSRYWIKDKGPIVESYIGFIESYRDPFGSRGEFEGFVAVVNKAMSERFAKLVSSAEVLLPELPWPREFEKDTFLKPDFTSLDVLTFAGSGIPAGINIPNYDDIRQSEGFKNVSLGNVLAVAYATQKEKLTFLKEEDKDLFIKWKGPSFEVQVGLHELLGHGSGKLFVQDDSGKFNFDQTKVINPETKEPVSSWYRGSETWDSKFSTIASSYEECRAECVGLYLCLKKEVLSIFGHEGQEAEEVVYINWLSMVRAGLLGLEFYTPESKSWRQAHMQARFVILRVLLEAGEGLVGLEEVTGQDGKPDARITLDRSKIHTVGKNAIQRFLCKLQVFKSTADVEGGRALYEGYSTVSDSGAHNFLRLRETVLLRKEARKMFVQANTRVNGDSVELVEYEGSAAGLIRSFTERFPDDAEQLEADLLELNKRDAPCWC; encoded by the exons ATGGTGGACTCCCAGTACTACCTCCCAAATGACATCGGCATCTCTGCACTCGACTGTGGTGAGGCATTTCGTTTGCTTTCACCTCAGGAGAAGCTGTACGCCCATTACCTGTCACGCGCCGCTTG GTATGGCGGTCTGGCCGTGCTGCTGCAGACGTCCCCCGAGTCCGCAAACATCTTTGTGATGCTGCAGAGGATCTTCAGGAAGCAGACGCCTGCACAGCTGGAGCAGGCCGCCACAGCAGCTGGACTGAGCTCTGCGGAGTACCAG GCCTTCTTGGTGTATGCAGCTGGTCTTTATGCAAACATGGGAAACTACAAGTCTTTTGGAGACACAAAGTTTATCCCAAACCTACCTAAG GAAAAGCTGCAAGCTCTGGTGAAGGCCAGCCAGGCGTTTCAGGATCAGCCTGCTGAGATGGaggctctgtggaacagctgCTCAGGTCCGCTCTACTCGTTGGaggacaaacagaaacagctcGGACTCGGTGACAAG gGAATTACCACCTATTTCTCTGGAAACTGCTGTCTGGAGGATGCTGAGCTGGCTCAGAAGTTCCTTGACTCCAAA AAACTGTCTGCTTATAACACCCGCCTGTTTAAGAGGGACAATGGAGGGAAAGCCTGCTACGAAGTGCGCTTGGCTTCGGCTGTGCAGAAAG ATTGTGCCGTGGACGGGGAATGCGAGTCCTGCTGTGGCAGCTTCCGCTTCGAAGACAAAGAGTTCACCGTGAAGAGGGGAGACTACGGCCCTGTCATGGAGAAAGTCAGCTACTATCTCCAGGAAGCACAG GCCTACGCTGCCAATGAGAACCAGAGGAAGATGCTGGAGGAGTACAGACGTAGCTTCACCCTGGGCTCCATCGACGCCCATAAAGAAGGCTCACGGTACTGGATCAAGGACAAGGGGCCAATCGTGGAGAG CTATATAGGATTCATCGAGAGCTACAGAGACCCATTTGGTTCCAGAGGAGAGTTTGAAG GTTTCGTTGCGGTTGTGAACAAGGCGATGAGCGAGCGCTTCGCGAAGCTGGTGAGTTCGGCAGAAGTGCTGCTCCCCGAGCTGCCGTGGCCCCGGGAGTTTGAGAAAGACACATTCCTGAAGCCCGACTTCACCTCGCTGGACGTCCTCACCTTCGCCGGCAGCGGAATCCCTGCTGGCATCAACATCCCCAACT atgatGATAtcagacagtcagaagggttCAAAAATGTCTCACTGGGTAACGTTCTCGCCGTGGCCTACGCtacccaaaaagaaaaactcacttTCCTGAAAGAGGAAGACAAG GATCTGTTCATCAAGTGGAAGGGCCCGTCGTTCGAGGTGCAGGTCGGACTTCATGAGCTGCTCGGCCATGGAAGCGGCAAACTGTTTGTGCAG GATGATTCGGGCAAGTTCAACTTTGACCAGACAAAAGTGATCAACCCAGAGACCAAAGAGCCT GTGTCCAGTTGGTATCGGGGCAGTGAGACTTGGGACAGTAAATTCTCCACGATCGCCTCATCCTACGAAGAATGTCGAGCCGAATGTGTCGGACTTTACCTGTGTCTCAAGAAGGAAGTGCTCAG TATTTTTGGCCACGAGGGTCAGGAGGCGGAGGAAGTGGTGTACATTAACTGGCTCAGCATGGTCAGAGCCGGACTGCTGGGCCTGGAGTTTTACACACCGGAGAGCAAGAGCTGGAGACAG GCTCACATGCAGGCTCGATTCGTCATCCTGCGGGTTCTGCTGGAGGCCGGAGAGGGGCTCGTGGGCCTGGAGGAGGTGACCGGACAGGATGGCAAGCCGGACGCACGAATCACACTGGACCGCAGCAAGATCCACACCGTGGGAAAGAACGCCATCCAGAGGTTCCTCTGTAAACTGCAG GTTTTTAAGTCCACAGCGGATGTGGAAGGAGGCCGAGCGCTCTACGAGGGTTACTCCACCGTCAGCGACAGCGGCGCTCACAACTTCCTGCGCCTGCGCGAGACGGTGCTTCTGAGGAAGGAGGCCCGCAAGATGTTTGTTCAGGCCAACACCAGAGTCAACG GCGACTCCGTGGAGCTGGTGGAATACGAGGGCAGCGCGGCCGGTTTGATCCGCTCCTTCACCGAGCGTTTCCCGGACGAcgcggagcagctggaggccgaCCTCTTGGAGCTGAACAAAAGAGACGCTCCCTGCTGGTGTTGA
- the LOC115395431 gene encoding mitogen-activated protein kinase 7-like produces MERKKKEEEEKRRAREEERRREEERAAQANRSDEDKQKMRGALASQPEAALSLKLSPPPSSSLAHPPAPHRPPLLTPGTAAQTVTQSHPAPSSHKSNSVNLHERQGQPSLIKESSLSNSVVPDKKLSVPQTAVPPHSGLTIPPSAQDKVITLDVLKLVPPPQRLSDAENPLWKALEALSGKDTPEKISAKEVIAPLCRG; encoded by the exons atggagagaaagaagaaggaggaggaagagaaaaggagagcgagggaggaggagaggaggagggaggaggaacgAGCAGCTCAGGCCAACAGGTCAGACGAGGACAAGCAGAAGATGAGAGGCGCTCTGGCTTCTCAGCCTGAAGCTGCTCTCAGCCTGAAACTCTCGCCTCCTCCCAGCTCCTCGCTGGCTcaccctcctgctccacaccgCCCCCCTCTGCTCACACCCGGCACTGCAGCGCAGACTGTCACCCAGTCCCACCCTGCTCCTTCGTCCCACAAATCAAACTCCGTAAACCTCCACGAGCG TCAGGGGCAACCGTCTCTCATAAAGGAAAGTTCCCTGTCAAACAGTGTTGTCCCTGACAAGAAATTATCTGTCCCGCAAACCGCCGTACCACCGCATTCAGGCCTCACTATTCCGCCGTCTGCTCAGGATAAAGTAATCACATTAGACGTCCTGAAGCTGGTGCCTCCGCCACAGAGGCTGTCAGATGCTGAGAATCCTCTGTGGAAAGCCCTAGAAGCACTAAGTGGGAAGGACACACCCGAAAAAATCTCTGCCAAGGAGGTTATAGCACCTTTGTGCAGAGGGTAA